In Silvanigrella paludirubra, the following are encoded in one genomic region:
- the udk gene encoding uridine kinase translates to MWHKHAYKLHSLDYKVREAKGIISNGERGYRQPYVIGVCGGSGSGKTTFCKQLVKYLGPELVLHISQDAYYKDLSHLSFDQREKVNFDHPDIIEFPLLVSHLDELSLGKNVTLPLYDFSKHSRMIGNQFATPKPIVILEGVLLFSDNDTEKRINHKVFIDASEKVRFERRLKRDVRERGRTPESVHNQFNSTVSPMHNIYVEPGKSKADQVVSGEQSFEHVIEDLSVKIIKEILVL, encoded by the coding sequence ATGTGGCACAAACACGCTTATAAACTGCACTCTTTAGACTATAAAGTTAGAGAAGCTAAGGGAATCATTAGCAATGGGGAAAGAGGCTATAGACAACCTTATGTAATTGGTGTTTGCGGTGGATCAGGAAGCGGTAAAACGACTTTTTGCAAACAGCTTGTAAAATATCTTGGACCTGAGCTTGTTCTGCATATTAGCCAAGACGCCTACTACAAAGATTTAAGCCATTTATCTTTTGATCAAAGAGAAAAAGTAAATTTTGATCACCCAGACATTATAGAGTTTCCTCTACTCGTGTCCCATCTTGATGAATTGTCTCTTGGAAAAAATGTGACTCTTCCTCTTTATGACTTTTCAAAACATAGCCGCATGATAGGAAATCAATTTGCTACTCCAAAGCCAATTGTCATTTTAGAAGGGGTGCTTCTTTTTTCTGATAATGATACAGAAAAAAGAATAAATCACAAAGTTTTTATTGATGCTTCTGAAAAAGTTAGATTTGAAAGAAGATTAAAACGAGATGTTCGCGAAAGAGGAAGAACTCCTGAGTCCGTACATAATCAATTTAATTCAACAGTAAGTCCAATGCATAATATTTATGTAGAACCTGGAAAATCAAAAGCGGATCAAGTGGTTTCTGGTGAGCAATCTTTTGAGCATGTAATTGAAGATCTTTCCGTAAAAATTATTAAAGAAATATTGGTTTTATAA